A stretch of DNA from Dehalobacterium formicoaceticum:
CATTGGGAAATCCAACTAACCCCACATCAGCTAACAACTTTAACTCCAAAATAAGCCATCTTTCTCTTCCAGGCTCCCCGTTCTCGGCAAAATCCGGCACCCGGTTATTGGATGACACAAAGCGAGTATTGCCCCGCCCTCCGCGACCGCCTTTGGCGACAATTACCTTTTGACCTTGGGAAACGATATCGGCCACAAGCTCCCCTGTTTCCGCATCACGCACTACTGTACCTAAAGGCACGCGCATGGTCAGATCTGTGCCTTTTTTCCCATGCATCCCTTTACCCTGGCCGTGCTGACCCCTCTCTCCTTTATAATGCTGCCGATATTTAAAATCAATCAGGGTACGCAAGCCTTCATCAGCTTCAATAATGACATTGCCGCCTTTGCCCCCGTCTCCGCCGCAGGGACCTCCTTCAGGAATGTATTTTTCTCTTCGAAAGGCAACAATGCCGTTTCCGCCATCTCCGCCTTTCACATAGATCTTTGCTCGATCATAAAACATATAGAATTCCTCAATCCTTTTTTATTTTATCTTTATTGTTAAACCTATGTTCCTTAATTATTCTTGGCAATATAAACAGTTAACCTGGTCTCATGCTCGGATTTTTCGACTTGACAGCTATTACCGCTCAACCATGCTTGTTCCCGTTGATTTTGCCATTCCCAAGCCACGGACTCCAAGGATACATCCGGGGAGCAGGTAATCACCCAAATGATATGATGATCGTTTTCCTGAAAGGCGATCTCCACCTGGCGCTCATATCCTGTGGAATTCAAATCAAGAAACTCCAGGATCTGATCCATGATGATCATTAGTTTATTTATGACACTTTCCTGATACTCTTGAAGTGAAGTCAAACTTTGTTCCATATGAAAGGATAGCTTGATGTCAAAATGTTTGCTCTTTTGCGTCGCCAAGAGTAGTGCCACAACCAAAAATGGATTTTCTAATCTTGTTAATGCGCTGATTTCCTGCATCTCCTGATGGACCTGTTTAATATAGGCGATGGCACTCTCTTCTTTATTTATTTGCAAATAACCCAGGACAATCTGTAAATGATTTAAAAAGTCGTGCCTTTCTTCTCGAAAGAGACCCACCATTCCATTGCATAGCGAATATTGATCCATAAGCCCATGGCGCCTCCCTTTATCAAATTCCAAGACTCCCACTTCTATAAGTGGGAGCTCCTATTTTCACTCCCTTTTTTAAGCACTAAAAAGGTTCTACTCACCCGCTCACCGCAAGTGTTCAGCCAACTCCTAAGGTTTTCACCTATTTAAAAAAGGTTGTTGATATGTATCAACAACCTTTCAGTAAACAATTATAAGTTAATTAGATAGCAGCAGTTTCGCCATAAACACTAACTTGTTTTTTCGTTTGACTTTTCCGCTCAAACTTCACATACCCGTCCATCTTAGCAAATAAGGTATCATCCTTACCCAAGCCAACATTGACCCCTGGGTGGAATTTGGTACCCCTTTGGCGAACGATAATGCTGCCTGCGGTAACAAACTGCCCGTCTGAACGTTTTAAGCCCAAACGCTGCGCTGCACTGTCACGACCATTCCTTGAACTACCTCCGGCCTTCTTATGTGCCATTAGATCCCACCTCCTTAAGCTTCAATTTTTTCAACTAATAGTTTTGTGAAGGGCTGACGATGGCCCTGTTTTTTTCGAATATTTTTCTTTGGTTTGTATTTAAAGACAATGACTTTTTTACCTTTGCCCTGTCCCAATACCTTGAAAATAACTTTGGCTCCGTTTACTGTCGGAGAGCCCACGGTTAGAGCACCGTCCTTACTTACAGCTAAAACCTTATCGATTTCTACAGTTTGTTCTTCTTCCACAGGAAGTTTTTCCACCCTGACTACATCGCCTTCGGCTACCTTATACTGTTTGCCGCCGGTTTCAATGATTGCGTACATCTTGCACCTCCTCACGTCAAATACTCGCCCCATTTCGGTGGTCTCAGACACTTATACCTCACAGATGCGGTTTCAAAACGTAACAGAATGATTTTAGCATAACCCCCCATTGATGTCAAGGTGCGGAAACAATAAAAGCATTGGCAAAAGTCCGGTGAATTTTTGATATTTCCACCAAAACCTCCTGCCCCAACAAAGCGCCACCTTCTTCAATATCAATCACGAAGCCTTCAATCCGGGCAATTCCGTCTCCCTGATGACCGGCATGGGGTTCTTCCACCTTTAAAAAGAGCCTTTGACCTACTTGGACCGGGATCACTTTCTTTGCAGCCTCATCCGGATCATAGGCAGGCCGGATCATGGTTTCTTCCATGCGCATGCCCGGTACACCTTTAATCACAACGGATTTCCCCGCCCGTTGCTCTAAAATTTTCAGATTATGGCCTCCGGTGCCAATGAGACATGCGGCCACAGAGGGATTCGCCTCCACCAATATGGCCGGAGCTCCGCTATTTTCACACAAAGCAATAATCTCCCTTTTTGCGTCCAGGGAGACGCTTTCTTCCGAAAGCACCTTTCCTTTGCCTTCACAAAAAGGGCAATCCTTCTGCAAAACATGGATCAAACCTTGTCCCGACTTTTTGCGTGTCATTTCCAACAGGCCCAATTGGGTAAAACCTAAAATATTGGTTTTTGTTTTATCCTTTTTTATCTCATTTTCCAAGGCCTCAATCACCAATGCCTTATGCTGGGGAATTTCCATATCAATAAAGTCAATTATTATAATTCCGCCAATATTTCTTACCCGCAGCTGACGCACGATCTCGATGGTAGCTTCCAAATTAGTCTTCAGCACCGTATCAGAAAGATTCGTGGTACCAACGTATTTTCCTGTATTCACATCAATGGCGGTTAATGCCTCCATCTGATCCACAACCAAATACCCACCGGATTTTAACCATACCTTTCGTTTCATTGCCTTTGCCATTTGAGCAGGAATATCGTAGGTAGAATAAATATCCTTCTCACCTTTGATCATTACCCGATTCTTCATCATCGGCACAGTTAGGTCCAGAATCTCCAGTATTTTCTCATAATCTTCCTGGGAATTTACTAAGACCCGGTCTACGTCATCTGTCAAAGTGTCCCGTACAATGCGCTGGAGCAGTTCCAAATCCTTATGAATTAATTGAGGTGCATTGCTTCTCAAAGCTTTATTTTGAATCTTTTCCCATAGATTCACAAGCATGGTCACATCAGAGTTCAACTCATCCTGGGACATCCCCTCAGCGACGGTACGCACAATTAATCCCATGCCTTCGGGTTTTACCTCTTCGGCCAATGCTTTTAATCGTTTCCTTTCCCCTTCGGAGACGATACGGCGGGAAATCCCGATATAATCTACAGTAGGCATTAACACCAAATATCGGCCGGGCAAGGTTAAATGAGTTGTCACCCGGGCACCTTTGGTGCCTACCGGTTCCTTGACAATTTGGACAAGAATCTCCTGTCCGCCCTTCACTACTTCGCCAATGGAATATTGGCTGTGTTTTTCATCCCCTTCATCATCGCCGTTATGCTGCGGCACGGCATCTTCCACGTAAAGAAAACTATTTTTCTCCAAGCCAATGTCCACAAAGGCTGCCTGCATCCCAGGCAAGACATTTTCCACTAAACCCTTATAGATATTCCCGGCAATTCTTTGATTATTCGTTCGTTCAATGTAAATCTCTGCCAATTGATGGTCTTCAACCACGGCAACGGCGGTTTCTTCCGGCTCAATCTTAATTAATATCTCTTTATACACAAGAAACACATCCTACAAAGCTTATTTCGTCTGCCAAAGGTCGGTTATTTTCGCACCGTTTGCACTTCCGATAAACATTTCCACCCTGGTAATATCCAGGATTTCATAATCATCCAGGCCCAAAGCAACCACAACTTCATGAGGTCTGACATTTCCTAGGTTGCCCATACTTAGATCCATTTCCAATAAAACTCTTTGGGGTGCATCCATGGAGTAAGTCAAACTAAAAATCCCCGGTCTAATATCAAATTCCTTTCTCTTTTTAGGAGAGATTCTTTCTACTTTGATTTCCGTCCGGGCAAAAAGTTCTGCAATTTTTTTGTCCAGTTCTTCCCCCGTCAGGGCATCTTTCGTTTGCACCAGCACTTGATAAGAAGCACTATTAATCAACGCCATTAAAGCCCGGGCATCCGAAGGAATTTCCCGGCTCTGTAAAATCTCAATGCCATGAGGACACTTTTCCTGCAACCTTCTCTGAAATTCTGAGGGATCCATGGTTTGATCCAATTCTACATCAAAATATTCGCAGGTACTGGCTAACCCCACCGACTTGGCCGTGGCAAAAGCAATTTGGGGATGAGGATTAAAGCCCTGGGAAAAGGTTACAGGCAACTGAGCCCGTTTCAAGGCACGTTCCATTACTTTTAATAAATCCAGATGGGAGAGAAATCTGATCTTCCCTGTGATCGCAAAGCATGATCGAATGCGCATTATTTTCTTCCCTCCAGCAGCTCCGGCCAAAGATCCATCTGGGGGCACACACCGCATCCATGGCAGGGATTTTCCCGGCAGTCCGGAGTGGGTTTTTCTTCAATGGCCTTGTGGTATTCCTTTAAGAGCCAACTTTTGGAGACACCGCTGGAAAGATGATCCCAAGGTAAAACCTCATCCTCCCCAAAGTTGCGATTGGCAAAAAAGACAGGATCTAAACCGCAAGCAGTAAAGGCTTCCATCCAAAGATGATATTTAAAATGTTCCGACCACCCGTCAAATTTACATCCTGATTGCCAGGCTTGCTCCAAAACATCCCCTAATCTTCGATCACCCCGGGCAAAGGCTGCTTCCAAAAAACTAACTTCCACATCATGGTAGTTGAAGGTCACATTTTTCATGGAATGAAACTTGTCTTTTAAGTAGTGCTGTTTCTCCCGCAGTGAATTTGCCCCTTCCTGGCCTGCCCATTGAAAAGGAGTATGGGCTTTGGGTACAAAGGATGAGGCACTGACCGTAATAGAAATAGGCTTCTTGATGCCCTTAGGCTTGACCCTCCGCCCAAGGCCTAAGATTTTAGCAGCCAAATCCGCAATACCATCTAAATCCTCATAGGTTTCCGTAGGCAACCCGATCATAAAATAAAGTTTAATGGAAGTCCATCCCTGGGAAAAAGCTGCGGTCACCGTCTCCAGGATATCCTCTTCTCTAACACCTTTATTGATTACATCTCTAAGGCGCTGAGAACCTGCTTCCGGCGCAAAGGTCAGGCCGCTTTTTCGTACCTGTTGCACTTTTCGGGCCAGATCCACAGAAAAAGCATCCACCCTGAGAGAAGGTAAGGAAATGCCAACCTTTTGTTCCTGGAAACGCTTTAATAATTCTTTGATCAAGGGATCAATACAAGTATAATCCAGGGAGCTTAAAGAGGTCAGGGCGATTTCGTCATACCCGGTACTTTCGATCAGGGTTTCTGCCTGATCCAGCAATTTCTCTACGTCGCGTTCCCGCACCGGACGATAAATTATGCCTGCTTGACAAAAGCGGCAGCCCCGGGAGCATCCCCGCAGAATTTCCAACATCACCCGATCATGGATGGCTTCAGTATGTGGCACCATGGTCTTTTCGGGGAAGTCCGCTTCCGAAAAATTAGTGATTACTCTTTTATAGACAATTTCCGGAACATCTGCCTCCAGCACCTTAACCTCCTGAAGAAGCCCATTTTCCAGATAAACCGGCTGATAAAACTGGGGAACATAAATGCCCCGAATTTGTGCCGCTTTTTTTAGAAATTGGTACTTATCAAAAGCCCCGTCTTTGCTTTTCTCATCATTTAACAGGTCCATTATTTCCAGCAGTACTTCTTCTCCTTCGCCCAAAACAAATAAATCGATGAAATCCGCTAAGGGTTCCGGATTGTAGGCACAAGGTCCTCCGGCAATAATTAAAGGAAAACGGTGATCCCGCTCTTTTGAGCGAAGAGGAATCCCTGATAAGTCTATCATATTGAGAATATTGGTATAGCTCATTTCATATTGAAGGGTAAATCCTAAAAGATCAAATTCCTTTAAGGGACGATAAGATTCCCAGCTGAACAAAGGTATCTGCCGGGCGCGCATTAATTCCTCCATATCCACCATCGGAGCAAAGGAGCGTTCCATTAAGTATTCATCCCGTTGATTTACTACATGGTACAAAATTCGTAATCCCAAATGGGACATCCCGATTTCATATACATCAGGAAAAAGAAAAGCTGATTTAATCCGGCATTGATCCCAATCCTTTTTAATGATATTCCATTCATCACCAATGTATTGACTGGGCTTGGTGACCTTGGGCAAAATATGTTGTGCAATAAATTCCTGCATTTTTCCCTCCGTAATTCTTGTTTCTACTTTCAGAAAATATAAGTGCAACTAATACTTCTAAGAACACTGATTATATTAATAGTATGACCAGCTTTTATTTGGTTAAGCAATTCTAAAAAGTATATTATACACCATAGGCATTCAACAAATGAAGAAAAATTTCCTGCTATTTACCCGTTAGCACTAAAACTTCCTCTAGGGTAATGTCACGGTAACCTTGAAAAATCATATTGATCATGGTTTTCTCCGTGATGACACCTAATAATTGCCCCTGATGATTTAATACAAAAACGAGATGATATCGAAATGGGACTAACCTGATCATGATCTTTTCCAAAGTAACCTGGGGGCAAGCTATCAGAATGCTGGCCGGCAAAAAACCATCCTCTTTTATTTCTTTTTCCTTTTGAGTCAGATAGCTCATGAAACTAATAAAAGCCATCTTCTGCTCTTGCTCATTGATATAAAATAAATAAGCAGCGATCACCCACCAATGAAAGTTTGCCCAACTCTGATGCAAGGCCCATGCCCCATAAATAAAAAAAAATGCGGCTCCGATTTGTCCCAGCATAAACACCAGCTTGGCTGTATAAAAATAACCGATGAAACGGGACAAAATCCCGCGCAAAATCCGGCCGCCATCAAAAGGCCACATGGGGATTAAATTAAAACAACCGATGGCCAGGGTTGCCTGCCAAAGAAATACCCAAGTCTCTTCCGGCCTAAAATCAAAATAGAGGAATAGTCCAAAAACACAGGCCAGTAAAAAGTTCACACCAGGACCGGCTAAAGCCAGGGTCAGCTCTTTTTTTAGACCTCCGGCGTAGATATTTTCCATGCGAGCTACCCCTCCCAGGGGAAGCAAGTCAATGGTTTTTACCTGAATCCCCCAATACCTGGCAACCATTACATGTCCCAGCTCATGGGCCATCAAAATGCCAAAAACCATCACCGCCTGCGCTCCAATCCCCAGTAAAAAACACACTATCAAAAGAAGGGGCAGGAGCATCGATGCCCTAATCTGAATGCCGTACAACTGACCTATTTTCATCATTTCCTACAATCAAACGTCAGCTCGGCTGCTGCGCAAATAATCCAAGGGATCTACCGAAGTTCCTTTGAGACGAATCTCAAAATGAATCTCACCCTTACCT
This window harbors:
- a CDS encoding Spo0B domain-containing protein — encoded protein: MDQYSLCNGMVGLFREERHDFLNHLQIVLGYLQINKEESAIAYIKQVHQEMQEISALTRLENPFLVVALLLATQKSKHFDIKLSFHMEQSLTSLQEYQESVINKLMIIMDQILEFLDLNSTGYERQVEIAFQENDHHIIWVITCSPDVSLESVAWEWQNQREQAWLSGNSCQVEKSEHETRLTVYIAKNN
- the rpmA gene encoding 50S ribosomal protein L27, with translation MAHKKAGGSSRNGRDSAAQRLGLKRSDGQFVTAGSIIVRQRGTKFHPGVNVGLGKDDTLFAKMDGYVKFERKSQTKKQVSVYGETAAI
- the rplU gene encoding 50S ribosomal protein L21, with the protein product MYAIIETGGKQYKVAEGDVVRVEKLPVEEEQTVEIDKVLAVSKDGALTVGSPTVNGAKVIFKVLGQGKGKKVIVFKYKPKKNIRKKQGHRQPFTKLLVEKIEA
- a CDS encoding Rne/Rng family ribonuclease, whose protein sequence is MYKEILIKIEPEETAVAVVEDHQLAEIYIERTNNQRIAGNIYKGLVENVLPGMQAAFVDIGLEKNSFLYVEDAVPQHNGDDEGDEKHSQYSIGEVVKGGQEILVQIVKEPVGTKGARVTTHLTLPGRYLVLMPTVDYIGISRRIVSEGERKRLKALAEEVKPEGMGLIVRTVAEGMSQDELNSDVTMLVNLWEKIQNKALRSNAPQLIHKDLELLQRIVRDTLTDDVDRVLVNSQEDYEKILEILDLTVPMMKNRVMIKGEKDIYSTYDIPAQMAKAMKRKVWLKSGGYLVVDQMEALTAIDVNTGKYVGTTNLSDTVLKTNLEATIEIVRQLRVRNIGGIIIIDFIDMEIPQHKALVIEALENEIKKDKTKTNILGFTQLGLLEMTRKKSGQGLIHVLQKDCPFCEGKGKVLSEESVSLDAKREIIALCENSGAPAILVEANPSVAACLIGTGGHNLKILEQRAGKSVVIKGVPGMRMEETMIRPAYDPDEAAKKVIPVQVGQRLFLKVEEPHAGHQGDGIARIEGFVIDIEEGGALLGQEVLVEISKIHRTFANAFIVSAP
- a CDS encoding TIGR03936 family radical SAM-associated protein, translated to MRIRSCFAITGKIRFLSHLDLLKVMERALKRAQLPVTFSQGFNPHPQIAFATAKSVGLASTCEYFDVELDQTMDPSEFQRRLQEKCPHGIEILQSREIPSDARALMALINSASYQVLVQTKDALTGEELDKKIAELFARTEIKVERISPKKRKEFDIRPGIFSLTYSMDAPQRVLLEMDLSMGNLGNVRPHEVVVALGLDDYEILDITRVEMFIGSANGAKITDLWQTK
- a CDS encoding TIGR03960 family B12-binding radical SAM protein, coding for MQEFIAQHILPKVTKPSQYIGDEWNIIKKDWDQCRIKSAFLFPDVYEIGMSHLGLRILYHVVNQRDEYLMERSFAPMVDMEELMRARQIPLFSWESYRPLKEFDLLGFTLQYEMSYTNILNMIDLSGIPLRSKERDHRFPLIIAGGPCAYNPEPLADFIDLFVLGEGEEVLLEIMDLLNDEKSKDGAFDKYQFLKKAAQIRGIYVPQFYQPVYLENGLLQEVKVLEADVPEIVYKRVITNFSEADFPEKTMVPHTEAIHDRVMLEILRGCSRGCRFCQAGIIYRPVRERDVEKLLDQAETLIESTGYDEIALTSLSSLDYTCIDPLIKELLKRFQEQKVGISLPSLRVDAFSVDLARKVQQVRKSGLTFAPEAGSQRLRDVINKGVREEDILETVTAAFSQGWTSIKLYFMIGLPTETYEDLDGIADLAAKILGLGRRVKPKGIKKPISITVSASSFVPKAHTPFQWAGQEGANSLREKQHYLKDKFHSMKNVTFNYHDVEVSFLEAAFARGDRRLGDVLEQAWQSGCKFDGWSEHFKYHLWMEAFTACGLDPVFFANRNFGEDEVLPWDHLSSGVSKSWLLKEYHKAIEEKPTPDCRENPCHGCGVCPQMDLWPELLEGRK
- a CDS encoding site-2 protease family protein produces the protein MMKIGQLYGIQIRASMLLPLLLIVCFLLGIGAQAVMVFGILMAHELGHVMVARYWGIQVKTIDLLPLGGVARMENIYAGGLKKELTLALAGPGVNFLLACVFGLFLYFDFRPEETWVFLWQATLAIGCFNLIPMWPFDGGRILRGILSRFIGYFYTAKLVFMLGQIGAAFFFIYGAWALHQSWANFHWWVIAAYLFYINEQEQKMAFISFMSYLTQKEKEIKEDGFLPASILIACPQVTLEKIMIRLVPFRYHLVFVLNHQGQLLGVITEKTMINMIFQGYRDITLEEVLVLTGK